Proteins from a genomic interval of Bdellovibrionales bacterium:
- a CDS encoding segregation/condensation protein A has product MSLVIHLERFEGPLALLLHLIRREEMDIFDINIHQITSQYLEFIKAMKNLDLENAGEFVAMAATLIQIKSKLLLPQYNESGEVDEDQDPRKELVSKLFEYQKYQDAAHRLNERPLVGRDLFLRGERLDLGSPDVGEILVEENALFALISSYRSAVRNMKKGVHFVADALLSISERILQIKDALVIGKIVGFFDLIDAREKKRSNQILVTFISLLELAKMGFISLFQADDQAEIRIQAKNAVDRDVIARVEDYDNSHSAEVAEQLLVEAQQGISIDPEEAADKLMEDRPSPEVLEAEMSMEDGATDEEIFEEEKKLIEEDFQKDQMR; this is encoded by the coding sequence TTGAGTCTTGTTATTCATCTAGAGAGATTCGAAGGTCCATTGGCTCTTCTTCTTCATCTTATCCGTCGGGAAGAGATGGATATTTTCGATATTAATATTCATCAGATAACCTCCCAGTATCTTGAGTTTATTAAGGCAATGAAGAATCTTGATTTGGAGAATGCAGGTGAGTTTGTGGCAATGGCCGCAACCCTGATTCAAATTAAATCTAAGTTACTTCTTCCTCAGTACAATGAGTCGGGAGAAGTGGATGAAGATCAGGATCCTCGCAAGGAGCTCGTTTCAAAGCTCTTCGAATACCAAAAGTATCAAGATGCGGCTCACAGGCTCAATGAACGTCCTCTGGTGGGACGTGATTTGTTTTTGAGAGGTGAGAGGCTTGATCTGGGGTCCCCAGACGTGGGTGAAATTCTTGTTGAGGAAAATGCACTGTTTGCGCTGATCTCCTCCTATCGATCCGCTGTCCGAAATATGAAAAAGGGTGTTCATTTTGTGGCAGACGCCCTGCTTTCTATTTCCGAGAGGATTTTGCAGATTAAGGATGCTCTTGTCATAGGCAAGATTGTCGGTTTTTTTGATTTAATTGATGCTCGGGAGAAAAAAAGAAGCAATCAGATTTTAGTGACCTTCATTTCGCTTCTCGAATTGGCAAAAATGGGATTTATTTCTTTGTTTCAGGCTGATGATCAGGCAGAAATTCGGATTCAGGCTAAGAATGCCGTCGACCGCGATGTGATTGCTAGAGTGGAAGATTACGATAACTCTCATTCGGCCGAAGTGGCAGAACAGCTTTTGGTAGAGGCTCAACAGGGGATTTCCATTGATCCTGAAGAAGCTGCAGACAAGCTAATGGAAGATCGTCCTTCCCCCGAAGTGCTTGAGGCCGAGATGTCAATGGAGGACGGAGCCACAGACGAAGAGATTTTTGAGGAAGAGAAGAAGCTCATTGAAGAGGATTTTCAAAAAGATCAAATGAGATAA
- the scpB gene encoding SMC-Scp complex subunit ScpB, protein MIMNKDAEKDENKETVHSEIDSWVEFERDPSLILATPLLDEEAVTLGDSEEQDDPELSAEEEASQFSAEGTELEGFESAAVEDAEFIEDDRVISIVESLLFSTEKPISMAQMRQVFKGTTATSKQIRWAIDQLAVEFAGMRRGITIEEINSGFQVRTKIDNLPYLRRLVKTRPFKLSGPALEVMAIVAYKQPVTKGGIDEIRGVESGHLLRGLMEKSLVNFAGKSELPGKPMLYATTRKFLETFGLRNIRELPSLSEIDELIPEGIGEISEFDKKNERLEDITGDLSREAGFTYSEGEEELLKISSELEVITTSSNFFEEEKLRAKEKRDKERAQDVRDAITLGDTVEAKDRKWLERYEKSLEEAKAASEVLSPTEEASSAKSPEEDPSSIELEIETAFNTFFDTGKQPDEKESWESLPVKAVDKKPSSKIGNVSFDNFEKDLEVFKDSQ, encoded by the coding sequence ATGATCATGAATAAAGATGCCGAAAAAGACGAGAACAAAGAAACTGTTCATTCGGAAATAGACAGTTGGGTTGAATTCGAAAGAGATCCATCTCTGATTCTAGCGACTCCTCTTCTGGATGAGGAGGCTGTGACGCTTGGTGACAGCGAGGAGCAGGACGATCCTGAATTGTCTGCTGAAGAGGAAGCTTCGCAATTTTCAGCAGAGGGCACTGAACTTGAAGGGTTTGAGTCAGCAGCCGTAGAGGATGCTGAATTTATTGAAGATGATCGTGTCATTTCAATTGTTGAGAGCCTATTGTTCTCCACCGAAAAGCCAATATCAATGGCACAGATGAGACAGGTCTTTAAAGGAACAACTGCGACCTCAAAGCAAATTCGTTGGGCTATCGACCAATTGGCTGTCGAATTTGCCGGTATGAGGCGAGGGATAACAATTGAAGAAATCAACAGTGGTTTTCAGGTTCGAACGAAAATTGACAATCTTCCCTACTTGCGGCGCTTGGTGAAGACTCGTCCGTTCAAACTCTCAGGTCCAGCGCTTGAAGTGATGGCTATTGTTGCCTACAAACAGCCGGTGACAAAAGGGGGCATTGACGAAATCAGGGGTGTCGAGTCGGGGCACCTCCTGCGTGGTTTAATGGAAAAGTCTTTGGTTAATTTCGCTGGAAAAAGTGAATTGCCTGGCAAACCGATGCTTTATGCGACGACGCGTAAATTTTTGGAAACCTTTGGATTGAGAAATATTCGTGAATTGCCATCGCTCAGCGAAATTGATGAGTTGATTCCGGAGGGTATCGGCGAGATATCTGAGTTTGATAAGAAAAATGAGCGTCTTGAGGATATCACGGGTGATTTGTCGCGAGAAGCTGGTTTCACGTATTCCGAAGGCGAAGAAGAGTTATTAAAAATATCTTCAGAGTTGGAAGTTATCACGACCTCATCAAATTTCTTTGAAGAAGAAAAGTTGAGGGCCAAAGAAAAGCGCGACAAAGAAAGAGCTCAGGATGTTCGCGATGCGATCACGCTTGGTGATACCGTTGAAGCCAAAGATAGAAAGTGGCTCGAGCGCTATGAGAAATCACTGGAAGAGGCCAAGGCAGCTTCTGAGGTTTTGAGTCCTACCGAAGAAGCCAGCTCTGCCAAATCACCTGAGGAGGACCCTTCATCGATTGAGCTTGAGATCGAGACAGCCTTTAATACCTTTTTTGATACTGGAAAACAGCCTGATGAAAAGGAATCCTGGGAGAGTCTTCCCGTAAAGGCTGTTGATAAAAAGCCTTCCTCAAAAATCGGAAACGTCTCCTTCGACAATTTTGAAAAGGATTTGGAAGTCTTTAAAGACTCGCAATAG
- a CDS encoding HD domain-containing protein, which yields MPELDKKVIFDNIHGYITLNRVESRVLESTYYQRLRWIRQLGFSFYIFPGATHTRHAHALGVLHVMDRILRSIDLAVPENLLFDPHAHDEKTTFHRMMRLAAMLHDIGTFPFSHTTEIAYIAHWRHQQKVNKPKYAANHENLGSRIIQHTDFSGGLTQILKEEGIDPVELSKIIAGNSTRLIANQLMHSDVDADRMDYLTRDALHTGVKIGIFDMDFLIRSLTVHKENGNEILCVKEDAMNVVDSFLISRYLWYSQIINDGTGYKFDLIAAKIFEYFLENGLAYSFEHLMDQVIYNPNEFFTFNDSYFMAKLHEYLAGRIMHPMIRELSELLARRIPPAQIKIAPIVPTLVQSDEHRRDLVKQTQIAMDWLKAEVRSLSPEAWIICDIPNRDVMFTQNPDTLKKKYKTSKDSLHSRDAAKLLTRHDEPRLLVDVPNSLMSILSQYRNFIPRVYVSPATYELLKSKKVLEKMRQQDFTAHL from the coding sequence ATGCCGGAACTCGATAAGAAAGTAATTTTTGATAATATCCATGGATACATAACCCTCAATCGAGTGGAATCGCGAGTCCTCGAATCGACCTACTACCAAAGGCTCCGATGGATTCGCCAGTTGGGCTTCAGCTTTTACATCTTTCCCGGCGCCACTCACACCCGTCATGCCCATGCCCTCGGAGTCCTCCATGTGATGGACAGAATTCTTCGAAGCATTGATCTTGCCGTGCCCGAGAATCTGCTTTTTGATCCCCACGCTCACGACGAAAAAACCACATTCCATCGAATGATGCGTCTCGCGGCTATGCTGCATGATATTGGCACCTTCCCGTTTTCTCACACGACTGAAATTGCTTACATCGCCCATTGGCGCCACCAACAAAAAGTGAATAAGCCAAAGTATGCGGCCAACCACGAAAACCTAGGAAGTCGAATCATACAACACACTGATTTTTCAGGTGGTTTAACCCAAATCCTCAAAGAGGAAGGCATAGACCCCGTCGAACTTTCCAAAATTATTGCAGGCAACAGCACTCGATTGATCGCTAACCAACTGATGCACTCAGATGTGGATGCCGATCGGATGGACTACCTGACTCGCGATGCTCTCCACACAGGGGTAAAAATCGGTATCTTTGATATGGATTTTCTCATTCGCTCGCTCACTGTTCACAAGGAAAATGGAAATGAAATTCTTTGCGTCAAAGAAGATGCGATGAACGTGGTCGATTCCTTTTTGATTTCGCGATACCTCTGGTATTCTCAAATAATCAACGATGGAACAGGCTACAAGTTTGATTTGATTGCGGCCAAAATTTTTGAGTATTTTCTTGAAAACGGTTTAGCCTATTCTTTTGAACACCTCATGGACCAAGTTATTTACAATCCCAATGAATTCTTCACCTTCAATGACTCCTATTTTATGGCAAAGCTCCATGAATATTTAGCCGGAAGAATCATGCATCCCATGATTCGGGAGCTGAGCGAACTCTTGGCACGAAGAATTCCACCCGCACAAATAAAAATAGCTCCTATCGTGCCAACTCTCGTTCAAAGTGACGAACACCGAAGGGACTTGGTTAAACAAACTCAAATTGCGATGGATTGGCTCAAAGCTGAAGTCCGGAGCCTTTCTCCTGAGGCTTGGATTATCTGCGATATCCCTAATCGAGACGTGATGTTCACTCAAAACCCGGACACTCTCAAAAAGAAATACAAGACATCGAAGGACAGTCTTCACTCCCGAGATGCCGCAAAACTACTGACCCGCCACGATGAGCCAAGGCTCCTTGTCGACGTCCCAAACTCTCTGATGAGCATTCTCAGCCAATACCGAAACTTCATCCCAAGGGTCTACGTAAGTCCTGCAACCTATGAACTTCTGAAAAGCAAAAAAGTCTTAGAAAAAATGCGCCAGCAGGATTTTACTGCTCATCTTTAA
- a CDS encoding FAD-dependent monooxygenase, whose amino-acid sequence MSRIFHNIKLGIDEDLEEKLSWLVPNYGSYHIMRQSVDARRRHSPHLIYSVEVFEENETPPDTSIKVERVSFKGDPVIIIGSGPAGLFAALRLLERGIPCRIFERGSDCVKRLKAINHFWRYGELDPRNNVCYGEGGAGLYSDGKLITRIKSPHIPYVMQKLVEFGAPSEILYLANPHVGSDRIRRVIPQLRQHLLKLGCEIFFDTRVTELLTENKMIIGVKTEHDQIFRSQQVILATGHSAGDVFDHLLELGVSMEGKSFAVGLRIEHPQKWIDQIQFREFAGHPKLGAANYKLAAHREEEQTGIYSFCMCPGGYTLSSGTEPDGIVVNGMSNYRRNSAFANSAIVVTVDFEKSFAGDLMGGIKWRRSLEHAAFLAVQQEGGGRALPVQRVTDFLSQKRGPAIPSSSPSGVVPVRLDELLPSNICESLSWGLESFEKAMKGFISPEAQFHGIESRTSCPLRITRDPQSLQSISHAGLYPTGEGAGYAGGITSAACDGIKVAEAIASL is encoded by the coding sequence ATGAGTCGAATTTTTCACAATATCAAATTAGGAATTGACGAGGATCTGGAGGAAAAACTCTCCTGGCTAGTTCCTAACTACGGCAGCTATCATATCATGCGCCAGTCAGTCGATGCCCGGAGGCGCCATTCTCCTCATCTCATTTATTCGGTGGAAGTATTCGAAGAAAACGAAACACCTCCAGACACCTCAATCAAGGTCGAAAGAGTCTCGTTTAAGGGCGACCCCGTGATCATCATCGGTTCGGGCCCTGCGGGCTTATTTGCGGCCTTGCGGTTGCTCGAAAGAGGAATCCCTTGCCGGATTTTCGAACGAGGCTCTGATTGCGTGAAACGCCTCAAGGCAATCAATCACTTTTGGCGCTATGGTGAGCTCGACCCTCGAAACAACGTCTGCTACGGAGAGGGTGGGGCCGGTTTGTACTCCGATGGCAAACTCATCACTCGAATCAAAAGCCCCCATATCCCCTATGTTATGCAAAAACTCGTCGAATTCGGAGCGCCCTCTGAGATCCTCTATCTGGCCAACCCCCACGTTGGATCGGATCGCATCAGACGAGTGATTCCTCAGCTCCGGCAACACTTACTCAAACTGGGATGCGAGATTTTTTTTGATACTCGAGTCACTGAACTGCTCACCGAAAATAAAATGATCATTGGGGTAAAAACCGAGCATGACCAAATCTTTCGAAGCCAACAGGTCATCCTGGCGACAGGTCATAGCGCAGGGGATGTTTTCGATCACCTTCTCGAATTGGGCGTGTCAATGGAGGGCAAATCCTTCGCTGTCGGCTTGAGAATTGAACACCCCCAAAAATGGATCGATCAGATTCAATTTCGCGAATTTGCAGGGCATCCCAAATTGGGAGCGGCGAACTACAAACTTGCGGCTCATCGTGAGGAGGAACAGACGGGGATCTATAGCTTTTGCATGTGTCCTGGAGGATATACTCTCTCGAGCGGCACTGAACCTGACGGAATCGTCGTCAACGGGATGAGCAACTACCGAAGAAACTCCGCCTTTGCAAATTCGGCTATTGTGGTCACGGTTGACTTTGAAAAGAGCTTTGCGGGAGATTTAATGGGAGGGATCAAGTGGCGCCGCTCGCTTGAACATGCGGCTTTTCTCGCTGTTCAACAGGAAGGCGGAGGACGAGCGCTTCCCGTCCAAAGAGTGACGGATTTCTTAAGTCAAAAGCGAGGCCCCGCAATTCCCTCTTCCTCACCCAGTGGAGTCGTTCCCGTTCGTCTCGATGAACTTCTGCCATCGAATATCTGCGAATCCCTATCCTGGGGTCTCGAATCTTTTGAAAAAGCGATGAAGGGATTTATCAGTCCTGAGGCCCAATTTCATGGCATTGAATCACGAACCTCTTGCCCATTGCGAATCACCCGAGACCCACAATCTCTTCAGTCCATTAGCCACGCGGGCCTTTATCCAACAGGAGAAGGCGCCGGATACGCTGGAGGAATAACCAGTGCTGCTTGCGATGGCATCAAAGTCGCCGAAGCTATTGCGAGTCTTTAA
- a CDS encoding site-2 protease family protein, giving the protein MNHFNIVEVGAKVAIFFVPFLFALCFHEFAHGWVARRKGDRTAELMGRLTLNPFAHLDWFGTVILPIMAIAFQWPLFGWAKPVPVNERNLKNPKKDMFWIALAGPLSNVILAVIGAFVLGLAHPFLSPSLGESVASLLVGFIWINLLLAVFNLIPIHPLDGGKVLARFLPDEVNRKLEEHQHMLNMVLIGAFMMGGFRFLAYPVAFFRDYLIEFADGLAKMIV; this is encoded by the coding sequence ATGAATCATTTCAATATCGTTGAAGTTGGCGCAAAAGTCGCAATTTTCTTTGTCCCGTTTCTGTTCGCTTTGTGCTTTCATGAGTTTGCCCATGGTTGGGTGGCTCGAAGAAAGGGAGATCGGACGGCGGAGCTGATGGGTCGACTGACGCTCAATCCCTTTGCCCATCTGGATTGGTTCGGAACGGTGATTTTGCCAATCATGGCGATCGCCTTTCAGTGGCCTTTGTTTGGATGGGCCAAACCTGTTCCGGTAAATGAAAGGAATTTAAAGAATCCTAAAAAAGACATGTTTTGGATTGCTCTGGCAGGCCCTCTTTCAAATGTTATTTTGGCCGTGATTGGGGCCTTTGTTTTGGGGTTGGCACACCCGTTTTTAAGCCCGTCACTTGGAGAGTCTGTGGCGAGCTTACTGGTTGGTTTTATTTGGATTAATCTTTTGCTCGCAGTGTTTAATTTGATTCCGATTCATCCTCTCGATGGGGGAAAGGTGCTTGCTCGCTTTCTTCCTGATGAGGTCAACAGAAAATTGGAGGAACACCAACACATGTTGAACATGGTTTTGATTGGTGCTTTTATGATGGGTGGATTTCGTTTTCTTGCCTACCCTGTTGCTTTTTTCCGAGATTATCTCATTGAGTTTGCAGATGGTCTCGCTAAGATGATCGTATAA